One segment of Mycolicibacterium sp. YH-1 DNA contains the following:
- a CDS encoding ABC transporter permease encodes MTGSAGLPRWIYVPAAIGAMFVVLPLVAMAARVDWSQFVSLVTSRESLAALKLSVKTSSASTVLCIVLGVPMALVLARNDSRLVRWTRPLILLPLVLPPVVGGIALLYAFGRLGLLGRYLEAGGIHIAFTTSAVVLAQTFVSLPFLVIALEGAARTAGTDYEVVAATLGARPTTVWWRVSLPLLAPGLVSGAVLAFARSLGEFGATLTFAGSREGVTRTLPLEIYLQRESDADAAVALSVLLVVVAAVVVLGLGSRRLKAGGFMPGDRV; translated from the coding sequence ATGACCGGTTCGGCGGGTTTGCCGCGCTGGATCTATGTGCCCGCGGCAATCGGGGCGATGTTCGTCGTACTGCCGTTGGTCGCGATGGCTGCCAGAGTGGACTGGTCACAGTTCGTGTCGCTGGTGACCAGCCGTGAGTCGCTGGCCGCCTTGAAGCTGAGTGTGAAGACCTCCTCGGCCAGCACTGTGCTGTGCATCGTGCTCGGTGTGCCGATGGCACTGGTTCTGGCGCGCAACGACTCTCGACTGGTCCGATGGACCAGGCCGCTGATTCTGCTGCCCCTGGTGCTGCCGCCTGTGGTCGGTGGAATCGCCCTTTTGTACGCCTTCGGCCGGCTCGGTCTACTCGGTCGATACCTCGAGGCGGGCGGCATCCACATCGCGTTCACCACGTCCGCGGTGGTTCTCGCGCAGACGTTCGTCTCGCTGCCGTTTCTCGTCATTGCGCTTGAGGGCGCGGCGCGCACCGCAGGCACCGATTACGAGGTGGTGGCCGCGACGCTGGGCGCGCGACCGACGACGGTGTGGTGGCGAGTGTCACTGCCGCTCCTGGCGCCGGGCCTGGTGTCAGGTGCGGTACTGGCCTTCGCGCGCTCGCTCGGCGAGTTCGGCGCCACATTGACGTTCGCGGGCTCCCGCGAGGGCGTCACGCGCACGCTGCCGCTGGAGATCTACCTGCAGCGGGAGAGTGACGCCGACGCTGCGGTGGCGTTGTCCGTTCTGCTCGTCGTTGTCGCCGCCGTCGTCGTTCTCGGCTTGGGTAGCCGTCGGCTCAAGGCGGGTGGGTTTATGCCTGGTGATCGGGTGTGA
- a CDS encoding sulfate/molybdate ABC transporter ATP-binding protein yields MSGIQLRAVVRSRALEVEIAVAPGEVLAVLGPNGAGKSTLLHVIAGVVHPDEGLVRLGTRTLTDTASGVRVDTYDRRVGLLLQDPLLFPHLTVAANVAFGPRSGRRLSRRDSRSAAQRWLGEVDAGDLVDRSPRQLSGGQAQRVALARALAAEPDVLLLDEPLAGLDVGVAAAMRKVLRQVLARDGRSAVLVTHDLLDVVTLADRVVVLESGRIVESGTATEVLAAPRSFFGARFAGVNLVAGTLTGPDTLRTEWGSTWHGEAGPSAIDAANSGGRAVAVFAPAAVAVFRDEPHGSPRNTVEVVVSELDSRGPAIRVRADHQPDGGPGLAADITAEAATELRLAPGERVYFTVKSQAITLHARP; encoded by the coding sequence GTGAGCGGGATCCAATTGCGCGCCGTTGTGCGCAGCCGCGCACTCGAGGTGGAGATCGCGGTCGCGCCCGGCGAGGTGCTGGCGGTGCTCGGACCCAACGGCGCGGGTAAGTCGACGTTGCTGCACGTCATCGCTGGCGTGGTGCATCCCGACGAGGGCCTGGTACGGCTTGGCACGCGGACGTTGACCGACACCGCCTCCGGCGTGCGGGTCGACACCTATGACCGGCGCGTCGGCCTGCTGCTTCAGGATCCTCTGCTGTTTCCGCACCTCACCGTCGCCGCGAACGTGGCCTTCGGGCCGCGCAGCGGGCGACGGCTGAGCCGTCGGGACTCGCGGTCCGCCGCACAACGTTGGCTAGGCGAGGTCGACGCCGGCGACCTGGTCGACCGCTCGCCACGCCAACTCTCCGGCGGACAGGCCCAACGCGTTGCCCTGGCTCGCGCGCTCGCGGCAGAGCCGGACGTCCTGCTTCTCGACGAGCCGCTCGCGGGTCTCGACGTCGGGGTCGCCGCCGCGATGCGCAAGGTGCTGCGACAGGTGTTGGCACGCGATGGCCGGTCGGCGGTGCTGGTCACCCATGACCTGCTCGACGTGGTCACGCTGGCCGACCGTGTCGTCGTCCTCGAATCGGGTCGTATCGTCGAATCTGGCACGGCCACAGAGGTTCTGGCCGCACCGCGCAGTTTCTTCGGTGCGCGATTCGCCGGCGTCAACCTGGTGGCGGGCACGCTGACCGGACCTGACACGCTCCGTACGGAATGGGGGAGTACGTGGCACGGCGAGGCGGGGCCGTCCGCCATTGACGCCGCCAACTCCGGTGGCCGGGCGGTGGCGGTCTTCGCCCCAGCCGCGGTCGCCGTCTTCCGCGACGAACCGCACGGCAGCCCCCGCAACACCGTTGAGGTCGTGGTGTCCGAACTCGACAGTCGCGGACCGGCCATCAGGGTGCGTGCCGACCACCAACCGGACGGCGGGCCGGGGTTGGCCGCCGACATCACCGCCGAGGCGGCCACCGAGCTCCGGCTCGCGCCGGGGGAGCGGGTGTACTTCACGGTGAAGTCCCAGGCGATCACCCTGCACGCCCGCCCGTAA
- a CDS encoding alanine and proline-rich secreted protein Apa codes for MQHPDASSRRRPSLTRLLATAAVTSMTAVTLVMPGAASAEPAPPAPPPPPAPAAPAPAPAAPAPAAPAPAAPAPAAPAPAAPAPPVDPNAPPPPPADPNAPPAPADPNAPVDPNAPAPPPAPEPGRIDNAAGEFSYVLPGGWKVSDQTQLSYGQALLTKLPPEGSEQSPSDTSVLLGRLDLKLFAGAEADNTKAAARLASDMGEFFMPFAGTRLNQESGTLDAAGMPGAFSSYEVKFTDESKPTGQIWAGVVGSTPPAGTPRGQRSPERWFVVWLGTANSPIDKGAAVALAQSIRPWTPPPPDPNAPPPPPADPNARPGVGVPVPVTNAPPEMLPPA; via the coding sequence ATGCAGCACCCGGATGCCAGTAGTCGACGACGCCCCAGCCTCACCAGGCTGTTGGCGACCGCAGCGGTCACGAGCATGACCGCAGTGACCCTCGTAATGCCGGGCGCTGCCTCGGCAGAACCGGCGCCCCCGGCTCCGCCACCCCCGCCCGCGCCGGCAGCGCCTGCGCCCGCCCCGGCGGCACCCGCGCCTGCGGCACCAGCCCCGGCTGCGCCCGCGCCTGCGGCACCGGCACCGGCAGCACCCGCGCCGCCTGTGGATCCAAACGCCCCGCCGCCACCGCCAGCGGATCCGAATGCGCCGCCTGCACCAGCGGATCCGAACGCACCCGTGGATCCGAACGCACCCGCCCCGCCGCCTGCACCCGAGCCCGGGCGTATCGACAACGCGGCGGGCGAGTTCAGCTACGTCCTGCCCGGGGGCTGGAAGGTCTCCGACCAGACCCAGCTCTCCTACGGTCAGGCGTTGTTGACCAAGCTTCCGCCTGAGGGTTCGGAGCAGTCGCCGAGTGACACCAGCGTTCTGCTGGGACGTCTGGACCTCAAGCTGTTCGCCGGCGCTGAGGCCGACAACACGAAGGCGGCCGCGCGTCTGGCCTCCGACATGGGCGAGTTCTTCATGCCCTTCGCCGGGACGCGTCTCAACCAGGAGTCCGGCACGCTCGACGCGGCAGGTATGCCGGGCGCCTTCTCCTCCTATGAGGTGAAGTTCACCGACGAGTCCAAGCCGACCGGCCAGATCTGGGCCGGCGTCGTGGGCTCGACCCCGCCCGCCGGAACCCCGCGCGGCCAACGCTCACCCGAGCGCTGGTTCGTCGTGTGGCTCGGCACCGCGAACAGCCCGATCGACAAGGGTGCTGCCGTGGCGCTTGCACAGTCGATCCGGCCGTGGACGCCCCCGCCGCCGGACCCCAACGCGCCTCCGCCGCCTCCTGCGGATCCGAACGCGCGGCCCGGTGTGGGCGTGCCCGTGCCGGTGACCAACGCGCCGCCGGAGATGCTGCCGCCCGCCTGA
- a CDS encoding GlsB/YeaQ/YmgE family stress response membrane protein produces the protein MDMIAATEFLARSSTLTSVGWIGYIIIGALAGWIAGKIVKGGGSGILMNIVIGIIGALVGGFLLSFFLDTAGGGWWFTLFTAILGSVILLSIVGAVRKT, from the coding sequence ATGGACATGATCGCGGCTACCGAGTTTCTCGCCCGTTCGAGCACGCTCACCAGCGTCGGGTGGATCGGCTACATCATCATCGGCGCGCTCGCCGGCTGGATCGCAGGCAAGATCGTCAAGGGCGGCGGTTCCGGCATCCTGATGAACATCGTCATCGGGATCATCGGTGCCCTTGTCGGCGGCTTCCTGCTGAGCTTCTTCCTGGATACCGCGGGCGGGGGCTGGTGGTTCACGCTGTTCACCGCGATTCTCGGATCCGTGATCCTGCTGTCGATCGTCGGCGCGGTGCGCAAGACCTAG
- a CDS encoding CGNR zinc finger domain-containing protein: MTTLTGDWLGDQEAKPAPGPLRRVQALINTVDRESGIDRLAAVADAAPWLLDNGLLAADGAALDAADVELVVTVREALRAMVVHNTGAPDPDPAAIAPLRDIAADVAFRADLDDAGLVTLAPVGHTVRDRLGALLLIVSDAQRDGTWSYLKACANDDCQWAFYDRSRNHGGTWCDMATCGNKLKNRDFRARRRGT; the protein is encoded by the coding sequence GTGACGACCCTGACCGGTGACTGGCTCGGTGACCAGGAGGCGAAACCCGCGCCCGGGCCGCTGCGTCGTGTGCAGGCCCTGATCAACACTGTCGACCGGGAGTCCGGGATCGACCGACTGGCCGCCGTCGCCGACGCCGCTCCGTGGTTACTCGACAACGGCCTGCTGGCGGCCGACGGTGCCGCGCTCGACGCGGCCGATGTCGAACTCGTCGTCACGGTCCGGGAGGCGCTGCGCGCCATGGTCGTGCACAACACCGGCGCCCCAGATCCCGACCCCGCGGCCATCGCGCCGTTGCGCGATATCGCAGCGGATGTCGCGTTCCGGGCTGATCTCGACGACGCGGGCCTGGTCACGCTGGCTCCGGTGGGCCACACGGTCCGCGACAGGCTCGGTGCGCTGTTGCTGATCGTGTCCGACGCGCAACGCGACGGCACGTGGTCGTACCTCAAGGCCTGCGCGAACGACGACTGCCAGTGGGCGTTCTATGACCGCTCGCGCAACCACGGAGGCACGTGGTGTGACATGGCGACCTGTGGAAACAAGCTCAAGAACCGGGACTTTCGTGCCCGCCGACGCGGCACGTGA
- a CDS encoding CPBP family intramembrane glutamic endopeptidase: MSEISAVAAPPHPSIGHLSALHHYRIYVDIGVVVVVLALTNLIAHFTTPWANIVTVPVAAVLLVALVRSRGLGWAELGLGREHWKSGAGYALAAVALVGTVIAIGAALPWTRPMFMNDHYATISGALVASMIIIPLQTVIPEELAFRGVLHGAMNRAWGFRGVAAAGSLLFGMWHIATSMGLTSSNVGFTRLFGGGIGGLIAGVVLAVVATGAAGFVFTWLRGRSGSLIAPIALHWSLNGLGALAAATVWHLST; encoded by the coding sequence ATGTCCGAGATCAGCGCCGTGGCAGCGCCACCCCACCCCAGCATCGGGCACCTCTCCGCGCTGCACCATTACCGCATCTACGTCGACATCGGCGTGGTCGTGGTCGTGCTGGCCCTGACCAATCTCATCGCCCACTTCACCACCCCGTGGGCCAATATCGTCACCGTGCCCGTGGCGGCCGTCCTCCTCGTCGCGCTCGTGCGTTCCCGCGGCCTGGGTTGGGCCGAGCTGGGACTGGGTCGTGAGCACTGGAAGTCGGGTGCGGGCTACGCATTGGCCGCCGTCGCGCTAGTCGGGACGGTCATCGCGATCGGCGCGGCGCTGCCGTGGACCCGCCCGATGTTCATGAATGACCACTACGCCACGATCTCGGGCGCCCTGGTCGCGTCCATGATCATCATCCCGCTTCAGACGGTGATCCCCGAGGAACTCGCATTTCGCGGAGTACTGCACGGCGCCATGAACCGGGCCTGGGGGTTTCGCGGCGTCGCCGCGGCGGGGTCGCTGTTGTTCGGCATGTGGCACATCGCCACCTCGATGGGGTTGACCAGTAGCAACGTCGGTTTCACTCGCCTGTTCGGCGGCGGCATCGGCGGACTGATCGCGGGCGTTGTACTCGCCGTCGTCGCCACGGGCGCTGCGGGCTTCGTATTCACCTGGCTGCGCGGGCGCAGCGGAAGCCTGATCGCCCCGATCGCCCTGCACTGGTCACTGAACGGTCTCGGCGCACTGGCCGCAGCCACGGTCTGGCATCTGTCGACCTGA
- a CDS encoding CoA transferase, producing the protein MLDTCQLLASLRVLDVGGAASDGVGRLLADLGADVLKIEPSGGSVARQALPSVDGVSVPFALDNANKRCAVLDGADAADCVRFFELVAGADVVVDSGRPSGAEAFGTSCADLADRFDHLVTLLVTDFGATGPYSSWVATDAVLYAMSTALSRSGPTLGRPVLPPSGIASATAAVQATWAVLVAYQHRLRYGRGDYIDFSRFEAVVQSLDPPFGSEGQAAVGHKASHQLWRGRPRNQQIYPTLPCRDGHVRLCLLSARQWRGMRAWLGEPEQFSDPKFETIAARYSASKDLNALIAAAFADQTMDDLVAEGQARGVPIAAVLTPADALRSEHFRAVGALTTTSLTTTGSALSVPTGPFVVDGEHAGLRWPAPQLASHCAEWSSDRPEPADAGPVAGTSRPFDGLRIIDLGVIVAGGELGRLFADLGADVIKVESAAYPDGLRQTPAGQPMSRSWALTHRNERSLGLDLRHSDGAAIFRRLVATSDALFANFKPGTLASLGFSHDELRALNPRLVVAESSAFGEGGPWSTRMGYGPLVRATTGVSGLWTDPHAGDTDATASGFYATGFYDATTIFPDHVAAKITAIAALAALIARESESTAARVHIPQAEVAVNQLAAAYVTDDARGRGLALSADDALHTVLPCAGDDEWCAVSVTSTAVRGVLATVLGVHELPADGAGLREALSVWTSVRDKAEVTRVLQEAGVPAGPMYRAPEVLADPQLRSRALYTEMVHPLFDVPMPTETNPAPFRRIPDADLRPAPLPGEQTRQICRDVLGMADDEIDGLIATEVLFSSVEMADTRSTS; encoded by the coding sequence ATGCTTGACACGTGTCAGCTTTTGGCCTCGTTGCGGGTTCTGGACGTTGGCGGGGCTGCATCGGACGGGGTGGGCCGGCTGCTCGCCGACCTCGGCGCCGACGTGCTGAAGATCGAGCCGAGCGGCGGTTCCGTCGCTCGCCAGGCGTTACCGTCCGTCGACGGGGTGAGCGTGCCGTTCGCCCTGGACAACGCCAACAAGCGATGCGCGGTGCTCGACGGCGCAGACGCCGCGGACTGTGTCCGCTTCTTCGAGCTCGTGGCAGGCGCCGACGTCGTCGTGGACAGCGGCCGGCCCAGCGGGGCGGAGGCGTTCGGGACGAGCTGCGCCGACCTCGCCGACCGTTTCGATCATCTCGTCACGCTGTTGGTGACGGATTTCGGTGCGACAGGCCCGTACTCGTCCTGGGTGGCGACCGACGCCGTGCTGTACGCGATGTCGACAGCGCTGTCGCGGTCGGGACCCACCCTCGGTCGGCCAGTGCTGCCACCGTCGGGCATCGCGTCGGCGACGGCGGCGGTGCAGGCCACGTGGGCGGTTCTGGTCGCCTATCAGCACCGGTTGCGATACGGCCGTGGCGACTACATCGACTTCTCCAGATTCGAGGCGGTGGTGCAGTCCCTGGATCCGCCGTTCGGGTCGGAGGGGCAGGCCGCGGTGGGGCACAAGGCCTCCCACCAGTTGTGGCGTGGGCGGCCCCGGAATCAACAGATCTATCCGACACTGCCATGCCGTGACGGCCACGTCCGGCTCTGCCTGCTGTCGGCGCGCCAGTGGCGCGGTATGCGGGCGTGGCTCGGCGAGCCCGAACAGTTCTCGGATCCGAAGTTCGAGACGATCGCCGCCCGCTACTCCGCGTCCAAGGATCTCAACGCACTGATCGCCGCCGCCTTCGCCGACCAGACCATGGATGACCTCGTCGCCGAGGGGCAGGCCCGCGGGGTGCCGATCGCGGCCGTGCTCACTCCCGCAGATGCGTTGCGGTCCGAGCACTTCCGTGCAGTCGGGGCCCTGACCACGACGAGCCTGACCACCACAGGATCCGCGCTGAGCGTGCCGACGGGCCCGTTCGTCGTCGACGGCGAACACGCCGGGCTGCGCTGGCCCGCACCGCAGCTGGCATCACATTGCGCCGAGTGGAGTTCGGACCGACCCGAGCCTGCCGATGCCGGGCCGGTGGCGGGTACGAGTCGGCCGTTCGACGGACTGCGGATCATCGATCTCGGGGTGATCGTCGCCGGCGGCGAACTGGGGCGCCTGTTCGCCGACCTCGGAGCCGATGTGATCAAGGTGGAGAGCGCCGCCTATCCAGACGGGCTGCGCCAGACGCCGGCGGGTCAGCCGATGAGCCGTTCCTGGGCGCTGACCCACCGCAACGAGCGCAGCCTCGGCCTGGATCTCCGCCATAGCGACGGTGCGGCGATCTTTCGTCGCCTGGTCGCGACCAGTGACGCACTGTTCGCCAATTTCAAGCCGGGAACGCTTGCGTCGCTTGGTTTCTCGCATGACGAGCTGCGCGCGCTGAATCCTCGACTCGTGGTGGCCGAGAGCAGCGCGTTTGGCGAGGGCGGGCCGTGGAGCACTCGGATGGGGTACGGGCCGCTGGTGCGGGCGACGACCGGCGTCAGTGGGCTCTGGACCGATCCACACGCCGGCGACACCGATGCCACCGCGAGCGGCTTCTACGCGACCGGTTTCTACGATGCCACCACCATCTTTCCCGACCACGTCGCTGCCAAGATCACCGCGATCGCCGCACTGGCCGCACTGATCGCGCGGGAGTCGGAGTCGACAGCCGCGCGTGTCCACATCCCGCAGGCCGAGGTCGCGGTCAACCAACTCGCCGCGGCCTACGTCACGGACGACGCCCGTGGGCGGGGCCTGGCGCTGTCGGCCGACGATGCACTCCATACGGTGCTGCCGTGCGCGGGTGATGACGAATGGTGCGCGGTGTCGGTCACGTCCACCGCGGTGCGCGGCGTCCTGGCGACGGTGCTCGGTGTGCATGAGTTACCTGCCGATGGCGCCGGACTTCGTGAGGCGCTGTCGGTTTGGACGTCGGTACGCGACAAGGCCGAGGTCACTCGCGTGCTGCAGGAGGCGGGGGTGCCTGCCGGACCGATGTACAGGGCGCCCGAGGTGCTCGCTGATCCGCAGTTGCGCAGCCGCGCCCTCTACACCGAGATGGTTCACCCGCTCTTCGACGTGCCGATGCCGACCGAGACGAATCCCGCTCCGTTTCGGCGGATTCCCGACGCGGATCTGCGTCCGGCGCCATTGCCGGGTGAACAGACCCGGCAGATCTGTCGCGATGTGCTCGGCATGGCCGATGACGAGATCGACGGTCTCATCGCCACCGAGGTGTTGTTCAGTTCGGTTGAGATGGCCGACACGAGGAGCACATCGTGA
- a CDS encoding acetyl-CoA acetyltransferase, whose product MSIDPRTPVLVGYGQVNQHDSDPAIEPVDLMERAARAAADPRVLEAVDSVRIVNLLSWRYRNPGLLLAQRIRATNADSRYTSIGGNVPQSLVNQACLDIQAGRLDTVLIAGGETWRTRTRVRAAGGRLDWTKQDESVPVPPGADDEFQMAGDVEIRIKLDRPAYVYPMFEQAVRIDAGESPQAHRRRIGELWARFSAVARANPHAWSRDSLTAEEIWQAGPGNRMVSWPYTKLMNSNNMVDQGAALVLTSVEKAIYLQIPRDRWIFPYAGTDAHDTYLIGERAEFHRSPAIRIAGRRALELAGTGIDDIALVDVYSCFPSAVRVAARELGLPLDDAARPLTVTGGLTFAGGPWNNYVSHSIATMAERLAAAPDQIGLITANGGYLTKHSFGVYGAQPPTGEFRWEDVQSAVDAEPTRVAEGDWSGTGTVETWTTPFTRDGVPEKAFVAVRTPDDTRALAVLTDPSDAATSTREDIAGAKVAVAADGTASLH is encoded by the coding sequence TTGTCCATCGATCCACGCACACCTGTGCTCGTCGGCTACGGCCAGGTCAACCAACATGACTCCGATCCAGCGATAGAACCCGTCGACCTGATGGAGCGGGCCGCCCGCGCCGCGGCCGACCCTCGGGTGCTTGAGGCGGTGGACTCGGTGCGCATCGTCAACCTGCTGTCCTGGAGATACCGGAACCCCGGTCTGCTTCTGGCGCAGCGCATCCGCGCCACGAACGCGGACAGTCGCTACACCAGCATTGGGGGCAACGTGCCGCAGTCCCTGGTCAACCAGGCGTGTCTGGACATACAGGCCGGCCGCCTCGACACCGTGCTGATCGCCGGTGGCGAGACGTGGCGAACCCGCACCCGGGTACGCGCGGCGGGCGGCAGGCTGGACTGGACCAAGCAGGACGAGTCGGTGCCCGTGCCACCCGGCGCGGACGACGAGTTCCAGATGGCGGGGGACGTCGAGATCCGCATCAAACTGGATCGCCCTGCCTACGTGTACCCGATGTTCGAGCAGGCGGTCCGTATCGACGCGGGGGAGTCGCCGCAGGCGCACCGCCGTCGCATCGGCGAGCTCTGGGCCCGATTCAGTGCCGTGGCCCGGGCCAACCCCCATGCCTGGAGTAGGGATTCGCTGACCGCCGAGGAGATCTGGCAGGCCGGACCCGGCAACCGCATGGTCAGCTGGCCCTACACCAAGTTGATGAACTCGAACAACATGGTCGACCAGGGCGCGGCGTTGGTCCTGACGTCGGTGGAGAAGGCCATCTACCTCCAGATCCCCAGGGACCGTTGGATCTTCCCGTATGCGGGCACCGACGCCCACGACACCTATCTGATCGGCGAGCGGGCCGAGTTTCACCGGTCCCCGGCGATCCGGATCGCGGGCCGTCGCGCACTGGAACTGGCAGGCACGGGCATCGATGACATCGCACTGGTCGACGTGTACTCGTGCTTCCCGTCTGCCGTTCGGGTGGCCGCTCGTGAGCTGGGGCTGCCGCTGGATGACGCCGCCCGGCCGCTCACCGTGACCGGTGGGTTGACCTTTGCGGGTGGGCCGTGGAACAACTACGTGTCACATTCGATAGCGACCATGGCCGAGCGGCTGGCCGCTGCACCCGATCAGATCGGCCTGATCACGGCTAACGGCGGCTACCTCACGAAGCACAGCTTCGGTGTCTACGGTGCGCAGCCTCCGACGGGCGAGTTCCGTTGGGAGGATGTGCAGTCCGCCGTCGACGCCGAGCCCACTCGCGTGGCCGAGGGCGACTGGTCGGGCACTGGGACCGTCGAGACGTGGACCACTCCGTTCACGCGTGACGGGGTCCCGGAGAAGGCCTTTGTCGCGGTTCGCACACCCGATGACACCCGGGCGCTCGCCGTCCTGACCGATCCGTCGGACGCCGCGACGAGCACGCGTGAGGACATCGCGGGTGCCAAGGTCGCGGTGGCCGCCGACGGCACCGCGTCGCTGCACTGA
- a CDS encoding NAD(P)/FAD-dependent oxidoreductase — translation MTTPSTHIIVGGGLAGAKAAEALREKGFEGRIVLFGAEDRLPYERPPLSKDYLAGRKTLDEFTVQTAGWYAEHQVELRLGTQVTSVDLAGHSVGLADGGQENYDKLLLATGSSSRRPPIPGADADGVHYLRTIDDASDLLETLKAGATLAIVGAGWIGLEVAAGARGRDLEVVVVETAELPLLGALGREAAEVFARLHRDHGVDLRLRTQVEEITTEDGRATGLRLGDGSTVRADAVLVAVGAKPNVELAQGAGLETGDGGVLVDASLRTSDADVYAVGDIAAAEHPLLGTRIRTEHWANALKQPAVAAAGMLGNPGSYDELPYFFTDQYDLGMEYVGHAPDYQRTVFRGEVDGGEFTVFWLDADDRVLAGMNVNVWEGLDDIKSLVRSRKPVDAGRLADTKVPLPDLV, via the coding sequence ATGACGACCCCATCCACCCACATCATCGTCGGCGGCGGCCTGGCAGGCGCCAAGGCCGCGGAAGCGCTGCGCGAGAAGGGCTTCGAAGGGCGCATAGTGCTGTTCGGTGCGGAGGACCGACTGCCCTACGAACGGCCGCCACTGTCCAAGGACTACCTGGCGGGCAGGAAGACGCTCGACGAGTTCACCGTGCAGACCGCCGGCTGGTACGCCGAGCACCAGGTGGAACTGCGGCTCGGCACGCAGGTCACCTCAGTCGACCTCGCCGGGCACTCGGTCGGCCTCGCAGACGGTGGCCAGGAGAACTACGACAAGCTGCTGCTGGCGACGGGATCGAGTTCACGACGTCCGCCCATCCCCGGTGCCGACGCCGACGGCGTGCACTACCTGCGCACCATCGATGACGCCTCGGATCTGCTGGAGACCCTCAAGGCCGGCGCGACGCTCGCCATCGTCGGCGCCGGGTGGATCGGGCTGGAGGTGGCGGCCGGCGCCCGCGGACGGGACCTCGAGGTCGTCGTCGTCGAGACCGCCGAGCTGCCGCTGCTCGGCGCGCTGGGACGCGAGGCGGCGGAGGTGTTCGCCCGACTTCACCGCGACCACGGCGTCGACCTCAGGCTCAGGACCCAGGTGGAGGAGATCACCACCGAGGACGGGCGCGCGACGGGTCTTCGGCTCGGCGACGGTTCGACGGTCCGTGCTGACGCCGTGCTGGTCGCCGTCGGCGCCAAACCCAATGTCGAACTCGCGCAGGGTGCGGGGCTGGAGACCGGCGATGGTGGAGTGTTGGTCGACGCCTCACTGAGGACCAGCGACGCCGATGTCTATGCGGTCGGTGACATCGCGGCCGCCGAACATCCGCTACTGGGTACGCGGATCCGCACCGAGCACTGGGCCAACGCCCTCAAACAGCCCGCGGTCGCGGCCGCGGGCATGCTCGGCAACCCCGGCTCGTATGACGAACTGCCCTACTTCTTCACCGACCAGTACGACCTGGGCATGGAGTACGTGGGACACGCACCCGACTACCAGCGCACCGTGTTTCGCGGTGAGGTCGACGGCGGCGAGTTCACCGTCTTCTGGCTCGACGCGGACGATCGGGTGCTGGCGGGCATGAACGTCAACGTCTGGGAGGGCCTCGACGACATCAAGTCGCTGGTGCGCTCCCGTAAGCCCGTCGACGCGGGCCGTCTCGCCGACACCAAGGTGCCGTTGCCCGACCTGGTGTGA
- a CDS encoding endonuclease, whose protein sequence is MGATKDIVRRLVSMAGETYAEQSGIRLRDKPKPLFQLLTLAMLVSKPIGADTAAAAAHHLFKSGLRTPQAVIDADRATMIAAFGRAGYARYDESSATRLYDMAVRVRDEFDGDLRNLAVRCGQDRDRAIAELQRFNGIGPTGAAVFMREVQAVWTWARPFFDARALAAAADVGLPASPDELGDLAPRSSAELAAALVRVSLDSRLRERFAPSHGE, encoded by the coding sequence ATGGGAGCCACGAAGGACATTGTGCGTCGGCTCGTCTCCATGGCTGGTGAGACCTACGCCGAGCAGAGCGGCATTCGGCTGCGAGACAAGCCGAAGCCGCTGTTCCAGCTTCTCACCCTGGCGATGCTCGTCAGCAAGCCCATCGGCGCGGACACCGCGGCGGCGGCCGCCCACCACCTGTTCAAGTCCGGGCTGCGGACCCCGCAGGCAGTCATCGATGCCGACCGCGCCACGATGATCGCCGCATTCGGCCGCGCCGGATACGCACGCTACGACGAGAGTTCGGCAACCCGCCTGTACGACATGGCCGTTCGAGTCCGCGACGAGTTCGACGGCGATCTGCGCAACCTGGCTGTTCGCTGTGGCCAGGACCGCGACCGTGCGATAGCCGAACTACAACGGTTCAACGGTATCGGGCCGACCGGCGCTGCCGTGTTCATGCGGGAGGTTCAGGCCGTCTGGACATGGGCACGCCCCTTCTTCGATGCCAGGGCGCTCGCCGCCGCCGCTGACGTCGGCCTGCCCGCATCCCCCGATGAGCTCGGCGACCTTGCGCCACGCAGCAGTGCCGAACTCGCCGCGGCGCTCGTCCGGGTCTCCCTGGACTCGAGGCTGCGCGAACGGTTCGCACCCTCGCACGGCGAATAG
- a CDS encoding TfoX/Sxy family protein, translated as MAYDEDLAHRIRELLGSEKHVEKAMFGGLAFMINGNMAVAASGHGGLMVRVPPDQTNALLGREHVEPMVMAGRETRGWLRVSADGINTKRQLQSWVKRGVDYAKSLPGK; from the coding sequence ATGGCCTACGACGAGGATCTGGCGCACCGCATCCGCGAACTGCTCGGATCGGAGAAGCACGTCGAGAAGGCGATGTTCGGTGGGCTCGCCTTCATGATCAACGGCAACATGGCGGTCGCCGCCAGTGGGCACGGCGGTCTGATGGTTCGGGTACCTCCCGATCAGACCAATGCTCTGCTGGGCCGCGAACACGTCGAACCGATGGTGATGGCGGGCCGGGAGACCCGAGGCTGGCTGCGCGTCTCGGCCGACGGCATCAACACCAAACGGCAGCTGCAGTCCTGGGTGAAGCGTGGTGTCGACTACGCCAAGAGCCTGCCGGGGAAGTGA